DNA sequence from the Methanolobus psychrophilus R15 genome:
CCTCCCTGGATGCACACTTCAGTGGCTCCGAGCCGGTCTGCTTCTTCAACCTTTTCCAGTATCTGTTCAGTACTGAGGATGTAGCCGGAATTATCCTTAAAAGCGCAGAAACCGCAGTTACCAACGCACTTGTTAGTGAAATTAATATTACGGTTCACAATATAGGTAACAATATCCCCGACAGTCTCATAGCGTAACCTGTCAGCAAGTTCAAAGAGTTCGAAAGGGTGCGCCTGCAGAAGGGAGAATGCTTCTTCTTTTGTAGTTCTTCCCGCAAGAGCATTTTCAATTACATCGTCGCTTAAAGTCGGTTTCATGTAGTTCTCCGGTGTGTGCCATGTTCAGGTAAGACATTATTCTTCTGATTTATCCCCCTATACATTGCAGCACCATTTCAAACTTTCCGGTATCCTTCTTCATCGGAGAGGGACAGGATAAGGTCTTTTAGCTGGTCGCTGTACCAGCCATTCTTTATATGTCTAGGATATATCGGAAGCCTTTCCCGGAGCGGAGTGCCTCTTACCATCTGCCTTAACTTTTCAATGCCGGGCCAGTTTGCTTCCGGATTGATCCAGTCGATGGTTGTAGGTGATATCCCGCCAAGATCGCGTGCTCCGCACTGTATGAGGATGTAGGGGTCGATAAGATTGGGTGCGACCTGTATTACAACATCCTGTGGAAGTATTTCACTTGCTATCAGTACTGTCTGCATCATTTCCTCATCGCTTGGCGAGGGACAGTCTGCCATGGGGGTATCTTTTTTTGGCATGAAGTTCTGGATGATCACTTCCTGGATATGCCCGTATTTCTCGTGCAGTTCTGCTATTGATTGCAGGGAGTTTATCCTGTCATCCAGTGTTTCACCAATCCCGACAAGTATGCCTGTGGTAAAAGGAATCTGAAGCTTTCCTGCATAGCTCATTGTCTTTAGCCTGGCTGCGGGTTTTTTACCCGGACTGTTGGCATGTGCGCTAAGATCCGCAGTGGTTTCAAGCATGAGTCCCATACTCGCATTTAACGGCCTGAGGGTCTCAAGTTCGGTATAGTTGAGAACTCCTGCATTGGTATGAGGCAGAAGGCCGATGTCAATTGCAGTCCTGCATAGGTCGGATACATACTCAAGAGTAGAAGAAAAACCTGTCCCTGAGAGCAATTCCATATACCCGGGCACTTCTTCCGCGTATTCACCAAAAGTAAAGAGTACTTCCGTGCATCCTGCCTTTTTTCCCTCTGTCAGCAGGGGAATGATCTCTTCTTTGGTCATCAGCCTGGATTTGGGGTCATCCGGAGAGCGTCTGAAAGTGCAATATCCGCACTCATTTCTGCAGATATTGGTGACCGGTACGAAGACGTTGCGGCAAAAAGTTATAAATTCAGGCATCTCTAATCAATGAATACAATAACATCTACATAAGTTTAATTGAATGGGCTGTATCCATTTAACAGCCACATCCAACTCAACTCATGCCGTGCTTAATATTTCCTTCATAGTGTTTTTCACACCAAGGGCCACACCTTCGACCTCTATGCCTCCCTTGCCTTTTGCACCGTCCCCGACAACGAATAGGTTGGGAATGGGTGTCCGGTTCTTCAGGTCAGCTCCTGAGGGTGCCCTGTTTACCGGCCATTCGCTCGAGTATGACTGGATAAGGAGCACTTCATAATCCTTGCCGGCAAAGATGTCCTGCAGATCCTCAAGCCCAAAACGTATCTCTTCTTCCAGGTTTCCAAGGTCTTTCCAATGGACGCATTGATGAGACATTGTCAGGTGCTTTCCGGGCGGTGCAAGACTTGGATCGATATTGGTGACCTCGTTTATTCCATTCACTCTCTTTGCATAGGGCGTGAGCAGGACTCCCCCGTGCCCGATTAGGGGTTTTTCAGATGAAATGCATATCTTGATACCGGCAGATGGTTTCAGTTCTTCTGTCATATGAGCATAATCCTGAAGTTCCTTGTTGTTATCATCACTATTAAGAATGCTCGCTGTGGCTACATGCCCTATATCACTGATAATAATGTCGGCATTATGCTCTGTACCATCGACGATCACTCCTGTTGCTTTCCCGCCGGCTGTGGTTATTGCCGTAACTTCTGTGGATGTATTTATAACTCCGCCGTGTGCATCTATTACTGCAACAAGGGCATCTGTGGTGCCTTTGCATCCTCCGATAGGAACGCCTGAACCACCATAACGGTAAAGGTTCTCTATTATCTCAAAGGCCTCTTCGGCGGGCACATCTGCCGACCTGAGGCTCAGGGCCCATCCAAAGAAGGCATCAGAGATTCTGTGCGTCCAGTCCTGTTCTATGTGTTCTGTACACCATTGTGCAAATGATATCCCTTTAGGAGGGTTTTTCCGGGTGGTTATTACATAAAATACAAGCTTAAGGCGATTGATCAGAGAGAAGGGCGCTTTAAAGTCCTCGAACAGGAGATCCTTGTGGCCGAATTTGTAGTCAGTATCTCCTCTTCTGCGGGGTACTCTTATAAGGGCAGAAGGTTTTGAACGGACTATCTCCACATCTGCACCAACTTCTTTTAACAACTTTGCGAGAGGACCGCCCGGTCCGTGCGGAATCATATGCAATGCACCTGTGGTCAGTTGGAATCCGTGGTACGGTATGTTTGTGAACCTTCCTCCAATGATGGGGAGACGTTCAAATACCTCTACTTCGTGTCCTTCTCTTGAAAGCTTCGCTGCACTCAATAGTCCTCCAAGCCCGGCACCGATAACAATTGCCTTCATTTTATCCCTCTATTGCCTTAACAGGACAGTAAGCTGCGCAAACACCGCATTCAACGCATTTTTCACCAATGCTTGCGCTACCCTTCACCAGAATAGCATCAAATTTGCAAAATGCAGCACATTGACCGCACCCTACACAGTTCTCGTTCACTTTCATGGTTTTCACCGTTTTTTCTTTTAGTAACAATCTCAATTGTAAAAAGTGTTATTGTCTATACTCATTTATGCCCACTTTGCCTGGAATGAGCATTCTTTGTCTTTCAGGTGTAGAAAATGTCAGAATGACGTATTTACTTTTGCATCTCTTAATTTCTTTCCTTCAAAGCACAAAAACAGAAAAATATATTATTAACATTGGATATTTAATCTCTATGGATGAGGTAGACATTGCTATATTGGAACGTCTCTCCGAGAATTGCAGAATGCACAGCACTGTGATAGCGAATGATCTTGGTGTAGCTACTTCCACTGTGCATAAAAGGATAGATAAGCTTCACAGCTCAGGTATCATCAAGGAATTCACTATCAGGGTAGACCCTGCTGTAGTCGGGTTCAATATCACCACTTTCATCGGGATAAATATAGAGCCGACAAAAAGGACAAGCGTGATAGAGAGTTTAAAACTGATTGATGATGTGCTTGAAATATATGAGCTGCTTGAGCCCTATGATTTGCTTTTGAAGGTGCAGACCTTTGATGTGCATACTCTCAAAGAGAACGTATTGAACAATATAGCCGGCATAGACGGTATCAAAAAGTCTTACAGCATCCTGACGACCAAGTGTCATAAGGAACGCTCTCTTTCTATACGAAAAAGAATCACACACATGTAGATATCATGAATAATCATGATAGTTATCCGAAATGCATTTATATTATTGCATGATAATTCCTTTTGGTGATCGAATGAAAGAAGAAGTTGTCAGGGTAGTGTGCAGGGATAATGGCGAACTTGTATGCAAGATGGTCAAGGCAGCAACTTACGAATTCACACTTGCCACACGTGCTAAATGGGAGATGGTCATCTGTGACGAAGACATCAGTGTACGTGCCGGGGAGTTCAAAAGGGTGAATGTCAAGGAAATCTATCTGGAGCCGGATATGGTTGCTATGCCCTGCACCTTCACTCACCATGCTGTTGTTTCAGTAATGAAAGTGGGCACAAAAGGCGGTGCGAAGCCTGTGGATAACGAGCGTATAATCACTTATGCCTACATCCTGGGCCAGGAGACAGGCGAGGTCAGGAAAGGCGACCTGCTGGCGGTACTCAATATCTTTCCAATAATGTTCACCCGGGAAGCCATGACGCCTAAGGAAGTGCACGGACTTTAAGGAGGTGGCAGAGTATGAACACCTGTCTTATATGCGGTGACATGCAGGATGCCAGACATTATGCAGGTTACAATATATGCACTGCATGTGCCGATGTCATGGAAGATATCATGGGCGAGTATTTTGTGAGGACTATATGGAGAAGCGAACCAAAAGCTCACGAAGGTTACCTGAGTTACCTTGACCGCACGACCAGATATATCTCGGATTATAAGAAACTCACAAAAAGATCCGGCCAGTACACAATGAATGTCAGTAGCAGGATACCGGATGCCATGCAAAGCAATTCCGGCCATCCTTCCAGGCAGCGCTACTTTGAGTACATGCAGAAGGTCCTTGACTGGCTTGAAAAGACGCCTGAGTTCTATCATTACTATTTCAAAGAATACTATGTCTGCCCATCATGCGGGTCCTCGATATTTGAAAAATACGTCCGGCATAACATCGGGGAGTGGCTTGTGGTCTCATGTTCTAATTGTGATACTGTGATCAAAAAATACTATTCTCCAAGGCAGGCCTGAGTCGCATCTTGTCTGGATTCTGGAAATAACCCTAACTCGCCGCAAAATCACCCTTCTTTCTTTTTTACTCTCACCTATGGAAATTACTGGGTGTTGGTCTGGTTTTGGCAATCACTCTTCTTGAGGCATCAGTGGCAGCAGATAGGGCCAGCGGTCTTGAGCGTGTCTATCAGGAAAGGACGGCGCAGGTTCCTTCCGATATCATCGAGACATTTCTGGTACGTGACACAGGAGATGCCAGAGTGTTCAGAATCATCACTGTCTGGATTAGTCGTGAAGCATTGGAGAGAATGCGCTCTTCAGGTGTCAAGCCGACAGGTGTGCAGATATTCGAGGCCGCGAAAGCCACACCTAACTGTCGATTTTCGATGTTGTTGTCCATCGGAAACACAAGTGATTACAGAGGGTTTTATGTTTATATTCTACTCGTATGCCCGGTAGTATTTCATATCGGCAGCTCCTTATTTTTTTAAGTTTCTTTTTGTAAATATTTCCTGTGTTAGGGCGACTTGAAAAAGTCTATCAGAACAGTTATGCTTTTTTCTGGAATGCTGCTCTGGAGCCCTGGAGCCTGAATTGCCACAATTTAAATATGATGAATTATTATCAAGTAGTAATCAACTCGCTCTATTGAAAAATATATCAAAAGATATGTTTTGTTTCGTTAAGATTGTAAATGCACGTATACGAAAAAAATTACACGGAAGGTGTTTTATACCTATAATCTCTCTACGTAATAACTATCAGGAGAATCGTTATGTCTGGAATAATCGATATAAGTAACATAATATACAGTTACATACCGGTTGCAATCATCCTTGTTGTGGCACTCATGATGCCTCCTCTGACTATGTTCCTTGTGAAATCTTTAAGCCCAAGGAACAAATCGGCGGCAAAATACGATACATACGAGGCTGGTTCCATCCCTATCGGGGATGCAAGGATACAGTTCAATGTCGAATATTATCTTTATGCAATTGCTTTTGTTCTATTTGATATCGCAGTTCTGTTCCTTTATCCGTGGGCCATGATCTTCCAGGGCCACGGGATCACTGAGATAGCAACCGTTGAAATGCTGGTCTTTATTTTTGTTGTATTGTTTGGTTACGTGTACCTGTTGAAGAAGGAGGCACTCAAGTGGCAGTAGAGCAATCAGATTATGAGGAAGTCCCCGGTGTCATACTGACTGACCGTAACGCGATCAGCGACTTCCTGAAGACTACTAAGGCTCAGGATGTTCTCAACTGGGGCAGGAAGAATTCGCTATGGTTCATGGTGAATGCAATGGGATGCTGTGGTGTGGAGCTGCTCTCCACGGGCATGGCACATTATGATACCGATCGGTTCGGTATTATCCCGAGGAACTCTCCAAGGCATGCAGATGTGCTCATTATCAGTGGGTATGTAACTAAGAAATATCTGCCTGCGCTGAAGAAGATATGGGACCAGATGCCTTCACCAAAATGGGTCATAGCCTTTGGGGACTGTGCCATTAGTGGAGGCCCTTTCTACGAATCCTACAGCACCCGGCAGAATGTAGATGAGATCTTCCCGGTCGATGTTTTCGTGCCAGGTTGCCCTCCAAGGTGTGAAGCCTTGATCCAGGCGTTCTTTGAGCTGCAGAAAAAGATCGAAGCAAAGCAGGATAGAGGCACGGAGTATTGAGGTGATTCAATGGATGCTAATACAATGATAGATTCACTTTCAACCCAGTTCCCGAATGCTATGTATGATACAAAAGTGGAATCCAAGATAAGGATCATTGCCAAAGTGAAGCCTGAAATCATAACGGATGTATGCAAGTATCTCAAGGAAAACCTGTCTTTCGGGCATCTGTGCTGTGAATTCGGCGTTGATTACCCCGGCAGGAATGAGATTGAAGTGGTGTACGTTATAGGCTCTTATGACCATTCGGTAGTACTTACCCTAAAGGCTATCCTTCCAAGGGACAATCCCGAGATCGAGTCTGTTGTGCCTGTTTTCTGGAATGCCAACTGGTATGAAAGAGAGACATACGAACTGTTCGGTGTGAAGTACCTTAATCATCCGGACCTGAAGCCTCTTGTGCTTCCGGAGGATATGCTTGGCGAATGGCCTCTCAGGAAGGACTATAGAGGCTTCCCAAATAAAACAGCTAAGAACCTGGTGTGAGGATTTATTATGGACGAAAAAGTTGGACCTTCTGAAATGATAGTACACCTCGGACCGCAGCACCCTATGATGCCTGGACCATTCAGGCTTAACGCTAAACTGAGGGGTGAGACGGTTGTAGATTCCGAGGTGGAGATGGGCTGGATCCATAAAGGGATCGAAAAGATACTTGAAAACAAGACATACCTCCAGGGCATAACAATTGTTGACAGGATATGCTACCTTGCGGCACTAACTAACGAGGAAGCATACGTTGGATGTGTTGAGAAACTTGCAGGTATCGAAGTACCTCCGAGAGCACAGTACATTCGTGTTATAATGGAAGAGTTTTCCAGGATACAGAGCCACCTGCTTGGTATAGGTGAATACGCTTCCTTTGTGGGCTTTGTGAGTATGTTCATGTACACGATCAGGGACAGAGAAGATGTAATGACTCTGATGGACTCTGTTACCGGGGCACGTGTAACGCACAGTTTCCTGCGCTTTGGCGGTGTGAAGGACGACCTGCCTGAAGGGTTCAAGGATAATGTGAAGCGTGTTTTCGCTAACCTGAGGAAAGCTGTCGATTCCTATGAGGAACTGTTCAGTTCCGACGAGATATACAGGTCAAGGACAGTGGGTATCGGTGTTCTTACTGCGGAAGTGGCAAAGGATATCGGAGTTTCCGGTCCGCCGCTGAGAGCAACAGGAGTTGCTTTTGACATACGCAGGGATGAACCCTATCTTGTCTATCCTGACCTGGATTTCAAGGTGTGCGTTCAGAAAGCTGGTGATGTCTACGCAAGAGTGCAGGTACGTCTCGATGAGATGCGTGAGAGCATGTACATCATTGAACAGTGCCTTGATCAGATCCCCGATGGACCCTTATTCCCGGAGGGTACAGCCTATGGCCGCAGGACACCTGTTATGAGAGTGCCTGCCGGAGAGGTGTTCCACCGTGTCGAGGATCCAAGAGGCGAAATGGGATTCTACATGATATCTGATGGTTCTGACAAACCTTACCGGGTGAAGATCAGAGGCCCGGTATACCCAACCTTGCAGGGACTGCCTCCGCTACTCAAGGGAGTCAGGGTCGCCGACATCGTGGCAATCGCCGGAAGTATGGACACATGCACAAGTGAGGTTGACAGGTGAGCATTATGGAATTACCGGAAATCCTATTCAATCCTCTTGTAAGAGGTATTCTCGGCATTTGCCTGATGAGTGCCATATTCCTTGGTGCTATGGCCGCTGTCTGGTTCGAGCGTAAACTATCAGCCGACATCCAGCAGAGATATGGTCCGATGAGGACAGGTCCTCACGGATTACTACAACTGGTGGCAGATGCCATCAAGCTGTTCACTAAAGAAGACATTATACCCAGGAACGCTGACCGTTTGCTTTTCGTTGCAGCACCTATTATGATGATGGGTTCTGTTTTCCTTATGCTTGTTGCTCTTCCTTTTGGTGCGATAATCATCAATGGTGATACTTATCCGATAGCTGCCACCGATATGGACATCAGCATACTGTACATCGAAGCTGTATCTGCTATCTCTATCATAGGTATCTTCATGGTCGCATATAGTTCCAACAACAAGTATTCCCTTCTTGGTGCGTTCAGGAATTTTGCACGTATGATCGGATACGAGGTTCCACTGGGTATCACTATCGTCAGTGTCGCTATCATGGCAGGCTCACTGAACATCGTGGAAATAGCACAGGCTCAGCACCCCTTGTGGTTCATTTTCAAGCAGCCCATCGGATTTATCGTGTTCTTCATTGCGCTTATGGCTGACATGGGACGTCTTCCCTTCGACCAGAACGAGTCCGAGGAAGAGCTCATTGCAGGATGGATCACTGAATACACTGGTATGAGGTTCGGTCTTGGATTCTTTGCAGAATACATCCACCTTATCCTGGGTTCAATGCTTGTTGTGCTGCTTTTCCTTGGCGGCTGGAACCTGCCTGCAGTATTGACATCCAACAATGTCCTTGGAATAATCCTGCCGACAGTCTTCTTCCTGCTGAAAGTGGTTCTTGTGATGTTGTTCATCATCATGCTCAGGTGGGCTGTCCCACGGTTCAGGATCGACCAGGTAGTAGACATTAGCTGGAAAAAGCTGCTCCCCTTAGCCCTTCTCAACCTGGGCTGGGTAATTGCACTTGGACTGCTGGGAGTGTGAAAGAAATGGTTATCAAGAACATTATTAGAGCCGTTAAGAACATCTATTTCGGCCCCACGGTAACAAGGATGTGTCCGGAAGTACCCACAAGACTTTCAGACAGGTTCAGAGGTCTGCAGAAGCTTGATAAAAGCAAATGCATAGGCTGTGGAATATGTGCAAACACATGTCCGAATAATGCTATAAAAATCGTAAAGGCAAGAGTAAGTCCTACAAGTGACAAAAAGAGATGGTTCCCTTCAATAGATATCGGACACTGTCTCTTCTGTGGCCTCTGTATTGACCAGTGTCCTCAAGAGGCATTGGAAAACAGCAAGGTGTACCTGACTGGTATAATCCGCTACGATCACTGTGACCTCCTCTTTACGCCTGATATGCTGGCAAGAGAAGTTGATATCAATGCTGAGAAAGAAGCAGGCAAGGAGGTGAGCAGATGGACACCTCAATAGGCACGATACTACATCTGGCTGTCTTTGCAATACTGGCAATAGCAGCAATCATGTTCTCGTTGTTCGTAGTGACCGCAAAGGATGTTGTCAGAGCAGCGTTATCATTAGTATTTGCTATGTTCGTCATTGCAGGTCTGTACATCCTGCTTAATGCCCAGTTCCTTGGTGTCGTCCAGGTGCTGGTCTACATAGGAGCTATTGGAGTACTCATACTGTTCGCTGTAATGCTCACGAAAAAGGAGTTTGGTACAGATGCTGAATAAACAGTTTACAATAATGCAGATCATCACCTCAATATACAGGTACTTCAAGCCGCGTATCCTGGGAATGATCGTTGCATTCCTGTTCCTGGCTATTGTGATGGTCTCTGTCATCGGGACCACCTGGCCCACAGTCGATCAGCTGCCGCAGAACCTGGAAGACCAGAGTAACATTGAAGGTATCGGACTGTTGATATTCACTCAGTTTGTCGTGCCTTTTGAGCTACTCTCTATCGTGCTGCTTTCAGCAATGATTGGTGCTATCTATATTGCAAAAGGGGAGGCTGGCAAATGATCCCTATCGAACTCTACATTGGACTCTCTGTTGTCATATTCTCAATAGGCCTTTACGGCTTCATGACACAGCGCAACGGAGTCAGGATGCTGATGTGTGTGGAACTCATGTTAAACTCTGCAAACATCAACCTTGTGGCGTTCTCAAGCTACCATGGGAACCTTACAGGACAGGTATTTGTTCTGTATGTGATCGCACTGGCGGCTGCAGAGGCTGTAGTAGGCTTTGCCATACTGATGTCCATCTTCAGAATGAAGGACATGATCGATCTTGATAAAATAAACATCTTGAGGTGGTAAAAAAATGGCAGTAGGCGATTATGCGTTCCTAATACCACTCTTACCCGCACTGGCTTTTGTGCTCACCTTCTTCCTTGGGAAGAAACTGCCAAACGGCGGTGCGATCATACCTATCGTAGCAATTGCTACATCTTTCGTTATCTCTCTATTGATCACAGTAGGCCTGCTTCAGAATCCTGAGCAGGTGATAAACCAGTCAGTTACCTGGTTTGCAATGCTTAACCTCGGAATACTTGTGGACCCACTTGCTGCGGTCATGCTGACAATGGTTACATTCGTCAGCCTGCTCATCCACATCTATTCAACAGGTTACATGTCACATGACAGGGCCCAGTACAGGTACTTTGCAGAGACTTCACTGTTCACGGCTTCAATGCTGAGCCTGATCATTTCAGACAACATCCTGCAGCTCTTCATTTCATGGGAGCTTGTGGGTCTGTGCTCATACCTGCTTATCGGGTTCTGGTACCAGAAACCTGCAGCTGCAAGTGCAGCCAAGAAGGCTTTCCTGACCACCAGGATAGGCGATGTGATGTTCCTTGCAGGTATCGTTGTGCTTTTCTCGGACCTGTTCAGGTTATACAACGGTTCCATTCCTGAAGGTGTATTCATACTGAAGTTCGATGAGATCTTCAGCCAGATCCCGCAGCTTGCTGCAATGAGCACTCCTATTCTGGGTTTCCAGGTAAACCACCTTACATTGATAACACTGCTCTTCCTGGGTGGTGCAATAGGCAAGTCCGGTCAGTTCCCTCTGCATGTGTGGCTTCCTGATGCAATGGAAGGTCCGACAACGGTTTCCGCTCTCATCCACGCTGCAACAATGGTCACAGCAGGCATCTATCTGGTAGCAAGGACATTCCCGATGTTCATTGCAGCCCCTGACTCACTCATGGTGGTTGCTTACATTGGAG
Encoded proteins:
- the cofG gene encoding FO synthase subunit 1, giving the protein MPEFITFCRNVFVPVTNICRNECGYCTFRRSPDDPKSRLMTKEEIIPLLTEGKKAGCTEVLFTFGEYAEEVPGYMELLSGTGFSSTLEYVSDLCRTAIDIGLLPHTNAGVLNYTELETLRPLNASMGLMLETTADLSAHANSPGKKPAARLKTMSYAGKLQIPFTTGILVGIGETLDDRINSLQSIAELHEKYGHIQEVIIQNFMPKKDTPMADCPSPSDEEMMQTVLIASEILPQDVVIQVAPNLIDPYILIQCGARDLGGISPTTIDWINPEANWPGIEKLRQMVRGTPLRERLPIYPRHIKNGWYSDQLKDLILSLSDEEGYRKV
- a CDS encoding phytoene dehydrogenase family protein — encoded protein: MKAIVIGAGLGGLLSAAKLSREGHEVEVFERLPIIGGRFTNIPYHGFQLTTGALHMIPHGPGGPLAKLLKEVGADVEIVRSKPSALIRVPRRRGDTDYKFGHKDLLFEDFKAPFSLINRLKLVFYVITTRKNPPKGISFAQWCTEHIEQDWTHRISDAFFGWALSLRSADVPAEEAFEIIENLYRYGGSGVPIGGCKGTTDALVAVIDAHGGVINTSTEVTAITTAGGKATGVIVDGTEHNADIIISDIGHVATASILNSDDNNKELQDYAHMTEELKPSAGIKICISSEKPLIGHGGVLLTPYAKRVNGINEVTNIDPSLAPPGKHLTMSHQCVHWKDLGNLEEEIRFGLEDLQDIFAGKDYEVLLIQSYSSEWPVNRAPSGADLKNRTPIPNLFVVGDGAKGKGGIEVEGVALGVKNTMKEILSTA
- a CDS encoding 4Fe-4S ferredoxin: MKVNENCVGCGQCAAFCKFDAILVKGSASIGEKCVECGVCAAYCPVKAIEG
- a CDS encoding AsnC/Lrp family transcriptional regulator, giving the protein MDEVDIAILERLSENCRMHSTVIANDLGVATSTVHKRIDKLHSSGIIKEFTIRVDPAVVGFNITTFIGINIEPTKRTSVIESLKLIDDVLEIYELLEPYDLLLKVQTFDVHTLKENVLNNIAGIDGIKKSYSILTTKCHKERSLSIRKRITHM
- the fpoA gene encoding F(420)H(2) dehydrogenase, subunit FpoA → MSGIIDISNIIYSYIPVAIILVVALMMPPLTMFLVKSLSPRNKSAAKYDTYEAGSIPIGDARIQFNVEYYLYAIAFVLFDIAVLFLYPWAMIFQGHGITEIATVEMLVFIFVVLFGYVYLLKKEALKWQ
- the fpoB gene encoding F(420)H(2) dehydrogenase, subunit FpoB; amino-acid sequence: MAVEQSDYEEVPGVILTDRNAISDFLKTTKAQDVLNWGRKNSLWFMVNAMGCCGVELLSTGMAHYDTDRFGIIPRNSPRHADVLIISGYVTKKYLPALKKIWDQMPSPKWVIAFGDCAISGGPFYESYSTRQNVDEIFPVDVFVPGCPPRCEALIQAFFELQKKIEAKQDRGTEY
- a CDS encoding F420H2 dehydrogenase subunit C, encoding MDANTMIDSLSTQFPNAMYDTKVESKIRIIAKVKPEIITDVCKYLKENLSFGHLCCEFGVDYPGRNEIEVVYVIGSYDHSVVLTLKAILPRDNPEIESVVPVFWNANWYERETYELFGVKYLNHPDLKPLVLPEDMLGEWPLRKDYRGFPNKTAKNLV
- the fpoD gene encoding F(420)H(2) dehydrogenase, subunit FpoD → MDEKVGPSEMIVHLGPQHPMMPGPFRLNAKLRGETVVDSEVEMGWIHKGIEKILENKTYLQGITIVDRICYLAALTNEEAYVGCVEKLAGIEVPPRAQYIRVIMEEFSRIQSHLLGIGEYASFVGFVSMFMYTIRDREDVMTLMDSVTGARVTHSFLRFGGVKDDLPEGFKDNVKRVFANLRKAVDSYEELFSSDEIYRSRTVGIGVLTAEVAKDIGVSGPPLRATGVAFDIRRDEPYLVYPDLDFKVCVQKAGDVYARVQVRLDEMRESMYIIEQCLDQIPDGPLFPEGTAYGRRTPVMRVPAGEVFHRVEDPRGEMGFYMISDGSDKPYRVKIRGPVYPTLQGLPPLLKGVRVADIVAIAGSMDTCTSEVDR
- a CDS encoding F420H2 dehydrogenase subunit H — its product is MELPEILFNPLVRGILGICLMSAIFLGAMAAVWFERKLSADIQQRYGPMRTGPHGLLQLVADAIKLFTKEDIIPRNADRLLFVAAPIMMMGSVFLMLVALPFGAIIINGDTYPIAATDMDISILYIEAVSAISIIGIFMVAYSSNNKYSLLGAFRNFARMIGYEVPLGITIVSVAIMAGSLNIVEIAQAQHPLWFIFKQPIGFIVFFIALMADMGRLPFDQNESEEELIAGWITEYTGMRFGLGFFAEYIHLILGSMLVVLLFLGGWNLPAVLTSNNVLGIILPTVFFLLKVVLVMLFIIMLRWAVPRFRIDQVVDISWKKLLPLALLNLGWVIALGLLGV
- a CDS encoding F420H2 dehydrogenase subunit I, encoding MVIKNIIRAVKNIYFGPTVTRMCPEVPTRLSDRFRGLQKLDKSKCIGCGICANTCPNNAIKIVKARVSPTSDKKRWFPSIDIGHCLFCGLCIDQCPQEALENSKVYLTGIIRYDHCDLLFTPDMLAREVDINAEKEAGKEVSRWTPQ
- the fpoJ gene encoding NADH dehydrogenase subunit J translates to MDTSIGTILHLAVFAILAIAAIMFSLFVVTAKDVVRAALSLVFAMFVIAGLYILLNAQFLGVVQVLVYIGAIGVLILFAVMLTKKEFGTDAE
- a CDS encoding F420H2 dehydrogenase subunit K, with translation MIPIELYIGLSVVIFSIGLYGFMTQRNGVRMLMCVELMLNSANINLVAFSSYHGNLTGQVFVLYVIALAAAEAVVGFAILMSIFRMKDMIDLDKINILRW